A part of Rhodamnia argentea isolate NSW1041297 chromosome 8, ASM2092103v1, whole genome shotgun sequence genomic DNA contains:
- the LOC115732817 gene encoding probable LRR receptor-like serine/threonine-protein kinase At4g29180, with the protein MLKMLHVLIGCLALGVIARRQQNPGFISIDCRPPNDYHDDDFDIYYKADVGFVDSGTNMLVSTQVIYQNNLQQSKNLRAFPNGTRNCYTLMPHVGKGNTYLVRASFWYGDYDGKNQTPAFDLHIDGNYWTTVNTPSWSYAEIAYTIPRDYIQVCLVNTGSGVPFISALELRLLDNSTY; encoded by the exons ATGCTGAAGATGCTGCATGTCTTGATCGGTTGTCTAGCTCTAGGAGTTATCGCTCGCAGGCAACAGAATCCAG GTTTCATAAGCATCGATTGCAGGCCACCTAATGATTACCATGATGATGATTTCGACATATACTACAAGGCCGATGTGGGGTTTGTCGATTCCGGAACAAACATGCTGGTGTCTACCCAGGTCATCTACCAAAACAACCTACAACAATCAAAGAACCTCAGGGCTTTCCCCAATGGAACAAGGAATTGTTACACATTAATGCCACATGTAGGAAAGGGCAACACATATTTGGTCAGGGCTTCATTTTGGTATGGGGACTATGATGGCAAGAATCAAACCCCGGCATTTGACCTTCATATCGATGGTAACTATTGGACCACGGTGAACACTCCGTCTTGGTCATACGCAGAGATTGCTTACACTATTCCAAGAGATTACATTCAAGTTTGCTTGGTGAATACTGGCTCCGGAGTACCATTCATATCAGCTCTCGAGTTGCGGTTACTGGATAACTCGACTTACTAG
- the LOC125316155 gene encoding uncharacterized protein LOC125316155 yields the protein MRQDPLTFGHNRRPSSMRMDEWLQDVLERRDLSISFELIATTLWCIRKKRNDSVFRGSRPNATNLIHDAELILKSYTRWNKKDLNIAEGRSSFRPKWIPPTTSALKLNIDASIGNDTTNGAIAGVLRDSKGTLLDGFVEIIPPFSPIVAEAQALVHGLNFLKSRREKKMQILVESDCYTLVSAVNAVGELSWEDESRIGEAQHLLAKMNNVSVAHCDRRANEVADWLAKTHRSNNVPLSWLSRPPQSLWNLLCFDAPSLGFSCNDS from the coding sequence ATGCGGCAAGACCCCCTCACTTTTGGGCATAACCGGAGACCAAGCAGTATGCGGATGGATGAGTGGTTACAGGATGTTTTAGAGAGACGGGATCTCAGTATTTCCTTTGAATTGATTGCAACAACTCTTTGGTGCATCCGGAAAAAGAGGAATGATTCAGTTTTCAGAGGAAGTAGACCAAACGCAACAAACCTTATCCATGATGCAGAATTAATCTTGAAAAGTTATACCAGATGGAATAAAAAAGATCTTAATATTGCCGAAGGGAGATCAAGCTTCCGTCCCAAATGGATACCTCCGACAACCTCAGCTCTAAAGCTTAACATTGATGCCTCCATCGGCAACGACACAACGAACGGAGCTATCGCCGGTGTTCTTCGGGACTCGAAAGGTACTCTGCTTGATGGATTCGTAGAGATAATCCCTCCTTTCTCGCCGATTGTTGCAGAAGCACAAGCCTTAGTACACGGTCTGAATTTTCTGAAgtcgaggagagagaagaaaatgcagATATTAGTGGAGTCCGACTGCTATACTTTGGTGAGTGCGGTCAATGCAGTGGGGGAGTTAAGCTGGGAAGATGAAAGTCGGATAGGTGAAGCCCAACACTTATTGGCCAAGATGAATAATGTATCGGTGGCGCATTGTGATAGAAGAGCCAACGAAGTAGCCGACTGGTTAGCCAAAACCCACCGTTCTAATAATGTGCCTTTATCTTGGTTATCTAGACCTCCTCAAAGTTTAtggaatttgctttgttttgatgCCCCCTCGTTGGGCTTTTCATGTAATGACTCTTGA